GACGTCGACCCCAAGGACGTGGAGATCCAGCTCAACGTGTCCACGGGCAACCCCGCCTAGGTCCTTTCCGCCCGGTTCGTGCCGGCGCGGTCCGAACGAGGGGGCCCGGGCTCCGGCGTCGCGCTCCCGTCGCCCGCCCGGGGGCCGGCCCCGCGGCGGACGCGCCTGACGCGCACGTGACAGGGCCCGGCGGACGTCCGCCGGGCCCTTGGTGCGTACGGCTTACAGGTACGGGCCGCCCGAACGGCCGCCCGCGCGGGGGTCGTCGACGCCTTCGGGGGCCACGCCCGGCGGCAGGGCGCGCCGCATCTGCTCCAGCTGGGCCCGCGCGGCCATCTGCTGGGCGAACAGCGTCGTCTGGATCCCGTGGAAAAGGCCCTCCAGCCAGCCCACCAGCTGGGCCTGCGCGATGCGCAGCTCCGCGTCGCTCGGGGTCGCCTCGTGCGTGAAGGGCAGGGACAGCCGCTCCAGCTCCTCGACCAGCTCCGGCGCCAGCCCGTCCTCCAGCTCCTTCACCGAACTGGCGTGGATCTCCTTCAGCCGCACCCGGCTCGCCTCGTCCAGGGGAGCCGCCCGCACCTCCTCCAGGAGCTGCTTGATCATGCTGCCGATCCGCATGACCTTGGCCGGCTGCTCGACCTGCTCCGTCACCGGAGTCTCACGGGAGTCCTCGTCCCCGCCAGCGCCCAGGGCGAGGCCGTC
This is a stretch of genomic DNA from Streptomyces sp. TG1A-8. It encodes these proteins:
- a CDS encoding bacterial proteasome activator family protein is translated as MEMPRNERSPENPQILVVGQDGLALGAGGDEDSRETPVTEQVEQPAKVMRIGSMIKQLLEEVRAAPLDEASRVRLKEIHASSVKELEDGLAPELVEELERLSLPFTHEATPSDAELRIAQAQLVGWLEGLFHGIQTTLFAQQMAARAQLEQMRRALPPGVAPEGVDDPRAGGRSGGPYL